In Numidum massiliense, a single genomic region encodes these proteins:
- the paaX gene encoding phenylacetic acid degradation operon negative regulatory protein PaaX, whose product MPAKSLNTRSMIFTLYGDYIRHYGNEIWVGSLIRLLEPFGHNEQSVRAAVSRMSKQGWIAARREGNKSYYYLTDIGVKRIDEAGKRIFKLRPTHWDGKWRMLIYTIPEEKRHIRDELRQELVWSGFGMLESSIWITPNALEKETQAIIDRYEIEPYVHFFQAAYNGPLSNEQLVQSCWNIDDISARYNAFIQAYSKKYVVDKEKLKNHVMSDEDCFVERTKLVHEYRKFLFVDPGLPEELLPEEWMGKHAAALFADYYRLLAGPANRFFEKTFASENDLSHRSEAYDELDHPYMV is encoded by the coding sequence ATGCCTGCAAAGAGTTTAAACACGCGATCGATGATTTTTACGCTTTACGGCGATTATATTCGGCACTACGGGAACGAAATATGGGTCGGTAGTTTGATTCGGCTACTCGAACCGTTCGGCCACAATGAACAGTCGGTGCGTGCAGCCGTTTCACGTATGAGCAAGCAAGGGTGGATCGCCGCGCGGCGCGAAGGGAACAAAAGCTACTACTATTTGACGGATATTGGGGTCAAACGGATTGACGAAGCAGGAAAGCGCATTTTTAAACTGCGACCGACGCATTGGGACGGCAAGTGGCGCATGTTGATTTACACGATTCCGGAAGAGAAGCGGCACATACGCGACGAATTGCGGCAGGAACTCGTTTGGAGCGGGTTTGGCATGTTGGAGAGCAGCATATGGATTACGCCTAATGCGTTAGAAAAAGAGACACAGGCGATCATCGACCGTTACGAGATTGAACCGTATGTCCACTTTTTCCAAGCGGCGTACAACGGGCCGTTATCGAACGAGCAACTCGTGCAAAGTTGTTGGAATATTGACGACATTAGTGCTCGCTACAATGCATTTATTCAAGCGTACAGCAAGAAGTATGTCGTCGATAAAGAAAAACTGAAAAATCACGTGATGAGTGACGAAGACTGTTTTGTCGAGCGGACGAAGTTAGTACACGAGTACCGCAAGTTTTTGTTCGTCGATCCCGGCTTGCCGGAAGAGTTGTTACCGGAAGAGTGGATGGGTAAACACGCCGCCGCCCTTTTTGCCGACTATTACCGACTGTTGGCGGGTCCGGCCAACCGCTTTTTTGAGAAAACTTTTGCCTCTGAGAACGATTTGTCCCACCGCAGTGAGGCGTACGACGAGTTGGACCATCCGTATATGGTTTGA
- a CDS encoding aldo/keto reductase, translating to MKYRTLGNTGVQVPAVGQGTYGFGQDPSRAAEEVEAIRYGIAQGMTLIDTAEMYADGKAEEIVGEAISDCRDDVFVVTKVWPTNSAYDNVLRAAERSVKRLGGTPADLYLVHWPSSVHPLQETMRAMDAVVREGFTRYIGVSNFTPELLTKAANYLQDNVIVANQVSYSLQKRAIENNVIPYCAAHDISVIGYSPFAQGTFNDISAHARKLLQTIGDKYDKTVHQVALNWLLRQPSLIAIPKAGTRAHLAANATAVDFELRAADAAEIDRAFPLPKEGMPLITHPFPQK from the coding sequence ATGAAGTATCGGACGTTAGGAAATACGGGTGTGCAAGTGCCTGCGGTCGGACAAGGCACATACGGTTTCGGACAAGACCCTTCTCGCGCTGCGGAAGAAGTAGAAGCGATCCGCTACGGCATCGCGCAAGGGATGACGTTAATCGATACGGCCGAAATGTACGCCGACGGAAAGGCGGAAGAAATTGTCGGAGAGGCGATTAGCGACTGCCGAGACGACGTGTTCGTCGTGACGAAAGTGTGGCCGACGAACAGTGCATACGACAACGTGCTGCGGGCAGCCGAGCGCAGTGTGAAGCGCCTAGGCGGCACGCCGGCGGATCTTTACCTCGTGCACTGGCCGAGTAGTGTGCATCCGCTCCAAGAGACGATGCGCGCCATGGACGCCGTTGTGCGCGAAGGCTTCACTCGCTATATCGGCGTTAGCAATTTTACGCCGGAGTTACTCACTAAGGCGGCCAATTACTTACAAGACAACGTCATCGTGGCGAATCAAGTCTCTTACAGCTTACAAAAACGCGCCATCGAGAATAACGTCATCCCTTACTGTGCCGCACACGACATCTCTGTGATCGGCTACTCGCCCTTCGCGCAAGGCACGTTCAATGATATCAGTGCACACGCACGCAAGCTGTTGCAAACGATTGGCGACAAATATGACAAAACGGTACACCAAGTCGCTCTCAATTGGTTGCTCAGGCAACCGTCTCTCATCGCCATCCCGAAAGCTGGGACGAGAGCCCACCTCGCCGCGAACGCAACTGCCGTGGACTTTGAACTGCGCGCGGCCGATGCTGCCGAGATCGACCGCGCGTTTCCACTGCCGAAAGAAGGTATGCCACTCATCACGCACCCTTTTCCGCAAAAATGA
- a CDS encoding DMT family transporter — MKGMERVQTAMPQTGVETRSVKPYIALILGNIAISSSAIFVKLTDAPVGISAFYRLLFSVLAMSPWIAVYYWRELISLRAKDWLFAVCSGVFLAFHFILWFASLNYTSVASSVVLVALQPLFAFVGAYYFFKERTKLHALIGTAIAVGGSAIIGWGDFHIGGMAFFGDALALLAAALVTVYWLFGQQMRKTMSLAVYTFVVYAASTVTLFAYNLVEGASFTNYAAKDWWVFVGLAVFPTLLGHTVLNWSLKWVGAATVSVSILLEPIGAAVLAYYILDETLTTSQWIGGTLILIGVYAFMRTQAKKV, encoded by the coding sequence ATGAAAGGAATGGAGCGCGTGCAAACGGCGATGCCACAGACTGGGGTAGAAACCCGCTCTGTAAAACCTTACATCGCTTTAATTCTCGGAAACATCGCTATCTCTTCTTCGGCCATATTCGTTAAATTGACCGATGCGCCCGTCGGTATTTCCGCTTTTTATCGGTTGCTTTTCTCTGTTTTGGCGATGTCGCCGTGGATCGCCGTCTACTACTGGCGCGAGTTAATCAGTTTGCGCGCAAAAGACTGGCTCTTCGCGGTCTGTTCCGGCGTATTTTTAGCTTTCCACTTCATCTTGTGGTTTGCTTCGTTAAATTACACCTCAGTCGCCAGCTCGGTCGTGCTCGTCGCCTTGCAACCGCTGTTCGCCTTCGTCGGCGCTTACTATTTTTTTAAGGAACGCACGAAGTTACACGCGTTAATCGGCACAGCGATCGCTGTCGGCGGCAGCGCGATTATCGGCTGGGGCGATTTCCACATCGGCGGTATGGCCTTCTTTGGCGACGCACTCGCCTTGCTCGCTGCCGCGTTAGTAACGGTTTACTGGCTGTTCGGGCAACAAATGCGCAAAACGATGTCCCTAGCGGTGTACACCTTTGTCGTCTACGCCGCGAGCACAGTCACGCTATTCGCGTACAACCTTGTAGAGGGTGCCTCGTTCACAAACTACGCCGCAAAGGACTGGTGGGTGTTTGTCGGCTTAGCCGTCTTTCCAACGTTGCTCGGCCATACGGTGCTCAACTGGTCACTAAAGTGGGTCGGTGCTGCTACCGTTTCGGTTAGCATTTTACTCGAACCGATCGGCGCAGCCGTTTTAGCGTATTATATACTCGACGAAACGCTCACTACGAGTCAGTGGATCGGGGGCACCCTTATTCTCATCGGCGTCTATGCCTTCATGCGCACGCAGGCGAAAAAAGTATAA
- the polA gene encoding DNA polymerase I produces MNKLMLIDGSSIAYRAFYALPMLTNASGVPTNAVYGFSLMLLKLLEEEQPTHLLVAFDASAKTFRHDDYKDYKSTRMKTPSELSGQFPLIRELLDAASVPFFELENYEADDIIGTLAKQAQAANLSTRIVTGDKDLLQLVAPGVEVLLTRKGVTEVDAYTVDAVQEKYGITPLQIIDLKGLMGDNSDNIPGIPGVGEKTALKLLKQFASVEEVLENVDKLSGKKLQQNVREHADIARLSKQLATIYRDVPMDMAVSNLAYDGFERETLAQFFKKWSFKTLEQRIMGDEATQSTETEAIEATIVTVDTVDKWARTLGELKTPLAVYVETETGPYFDAEVLGIAVSDGKQHTYVPFALVRESEALLTWLADDSREKLGYDVKKATVVLEKSGVPMRGFTFDVMLASYLLNPTETDHALSEIAQREIAYPLPHDDEVYGKGAKRKQLTGQPLAEHLARKTEAMHRLREKLDEALTDSGMHSLYYDLELPLALVLSDMELAGVKVDPSRLKALGDQLEAQLAQLTADIYELAGTQFNINSPKQLGEILFDKLNLPVIKKTKTGYSTSADVLEKLEPQHEIVGKILHYRQVGKLLSTYVEGLLKVIQPETGKIHTNFQQTVTATGRLSSTDPNLQNIPIRLEEGRRIREVFVPSHTGWKILAADYSQIELRVLAHYSRDEALLKAFHDGMDIHTRTAMDVFGVEAVEVTPLMRRTAKAVNFGIVYGISDYGLSQNLNITRKEAAQFIAKYFTSFPGVKRYMEEIVQMAKKQGYVSTLLQRRRYLPDINSKNFNRRSFAERTAMNTPIQGSAADIIKRAMVQLADKLAAQKLQSKMILQVHDELIFEVPPEELAVLETLVTETMEQALALDVPLKVDVNVGDTWYSAK; encoded by the coding sequence ATGAACAAACTGATGTTAATCGACGGGAGCAGTATTGCGTACCGGGCGTTTTACGCTTTGCCGATGTTGACGAATGCTAGCGGCGTGCCGACGAATGCGGTATACGGTTTTTCACTCATGTTATTGAAGCTATTAGAAGAGGAACAGCCGACTCACCTACTCGTCGCCTTCGACGCAAGTGCGAAAACGTTCCGGCACGACGACTACAAAGACTATAAAAGTACGCGCATGAAGACACCGAGCGAACTTTCCGGCCAGTTTCCGCTCATTCGCGAACTGCTCGACGCGGCGAGCGTACCTTTTTTTGAATTGGAAAATTACGAAGCCGACGACATTATCGGTACGTTGGCTAAACAGGCGCAAGCCGCCAACTTGTCGACGCGCATCGTCACCGGAGATAAAGACTTACTGCAGCTCGTGGCTCCGGGAGTGGAAGTACTGCTCACGCGCAAAGGGGTAACAGAAGTCGACGCGTACACGGTAGACGCTGTGCAGGAAAAGTACGGCATCACCCCGTTGCAAATTATAGACTTAAAAGGGTTGATGGGTGACAACTCCGACAACATCCCCGGTATTCCCGGCGTCGGGGAAAAGACGGCGCTAAAGCTGCTGAAACAGTTCGCCTCGGTGGAAGAAGTGCTCGAAAACGTCGACAAACTATCTGGTAAAAAACTACAGCAGAACGTCCGCGAGCACGCTGACATCGCCCGACTCAGTAAACAGTTAGCGACGATTTACCGCGACGTGCCGATGGACATGGCGGTGAGTAACTTAGCGTACGACGGGTTTGAGCGGGAGACGCTGGCTCAGTTTTTTAAAAAATGGTCGTTTAAAACGTTGGAGCAGCGGATTATGGGCGATGAGGCCACCCAGTCGACGGAGACAGAAGCGATTGAAGCGACAATCGTCACGGTAGACACGGTGGACAAATGGGCGCGAACGCTAGGCGAGTTGAAAACTCCGCTCGCTGTTTACGTCGAAACGGAAACCGGTCCATATTTCGACGCGGAGGTGCTCGGGATCGCTGTATCGGACGGCAAGCAGCACACGTACGTGCCGTTTGCGCTTGTACGGGAGAGCGAAGCGCTGTTAACGTGGCTCGCCGACGACAGCCGTGAAAAGCTCGGTTACGATGTGAAAAAAGCGACGGTCGTCTTGGAAAAAAGCGGCGTACCCATGCGAGGCTTTACTTTTGACGTCATGCTTGCCTCTTATTTGCTCAACCCGACAGAAACGGATCACGCGTTAAGTGAGATTGCGCAGCGGGAGATCGCCTATCCGTTGCCGCACGACGACGAAGTGTACGGTAAGGGGGCGAAGCGCAAACAGCTTACCGGTCAGCCGCTGGCTGAACATTTGGCGCGCAAAACGGAAGCGATGCACCGCTTGCGCGAGAAGTTGGACGAAGCGCTAACGGACAGCGGCATGCACAGTTTGTATTACGACTTGGAGTTGCCACTAGCGCTCGTGCTCTCCGACATGGAACTGGCAGGCGTAAAGGTTGACCCCTCGCGCCTAAAGGCGTTAGGCGATCAGTTAGAAGCGCAACTCGCACAGTTGACGGCTGACATTTACGAACTAGCTGGTACACAGTTTAACATCAATTCGCCGAAACAGTTAGGCGAAATTTTGTTCGACAAGTTAAACCTCCCAGTCATTAAAAAGACGAAGACGGGTTATTCGACGAGTGCCGACGTGCTAGAGAAGTTAGAACCACAGCACGAGATCGTCGGAAAAATTTTACACTACCGGCAAGTCGGTAAACTGCTTTCGACGTACGTCGAAGGGTTGTTAAAAGTGATTCAGCCGGAGACGGGTAAAATCCATACGAACTTTCAACAGACGGTGACAGCGACGGGACGGCTTAGCAGCACCGATCCGAACTTGCAAAACATCCCGATTCGCCTCGAAGAAGGGCGGCGCATTCGCGAAGTGTTCGTGCCGTCGCATACCGGGTGGAAGATCCTTGCAGCGGACTACTCCCAGATCGAATTGCGCGTGCTCGCTCATTATTCCAGAGACGAGGCGTTGCTCAAGGCGTTCCACGACGGCATGGACATCCATACGCGGACGGCAATGGATGTATTCGGCGTAGAGGCCGTAGAAGTCACGCCGCTCATGCGCCGTACGGCAAAGGCGGTCAACTTCGGAATCGTCTACGGGATAAGCGATTACGGTTTATCGCAAAACTTGAACATCACGCGCAAGGAGGCGGCACAATTTATTGCGAAGTATTTTACCAGCTTCCCCGGTGTGAAGCGGTACATGGAAGAGATCGTCCAAATGGCGAAAAAACAAGGTTACGTTTCGACACTGTTACAGCGGCGGCGTTATTTGCCAGACATTAACAGTAAAAACTTCAACCGCCGCAGTTTTGCTGAACGGACAGCGATGAACACGCCGATTCAAGGGTCGGCAGCCGACATTATTAAACGGGCGATGGTGCAACTTGCGGACAAGTTAGCGGCGCAAAAGCTTCAGAGCAAGATGATATTACAAGTGCACGACGAACTCATCTTTGAAGTGCCGCCGGAAGAGCTCGCTGTGCTCGAGACACTTGTCACCGAGACGATGGAACAGGCATTGGCGCTCGACGTCCCGCTGAAAGTGGATGTGAATGTCGGCGATACGTGGTATAGTGCTAAGTAG
- the mutM gene encoding DNA-formamidopyrimidine glycosylase, translated as MPELPEVETVRRTLEKLVVGKRIARVSVHLPRIVREPADSAQFALMLQDETIRAVRRRGKFLQFYFDNYVLVSHLRMEGRYSVAPAEEEMEKHTHVVFHFNDGEELRYRDVRQFGTMQLVRQDEIETKTSIGKLGPEPLTDDFHPDWLTTELGRRKSRLKPLLLNQEFIAGLGNIYVDEALFTARLHPERRADSLTKAEAERLYEAINKVIARGIAAGGASVRSYVNGEGEMGMFQLQIQVYGKKEEPCPACGEPIVRTVVAGRGTHLCEQCQK; from the coding sequence TTGCCGGAATTACCAGAAGTAGAAACTGTCCGCCGTACGTTAGAAAAACTCGTCGTAGGCAAGAGGATTGCCCGCGTATCGGTGCACTTGCCGCGCATCGTACGCGAGCCGGCGGACAGTGCCCAATTTGCGCTCATGTTGCAAGACGAGACTATTCGCGCCGTGAGGCGTCGGGGGAAGTTTTTGCAGTTTTACTTTGACAATTACGTCCTCGTTTCCCACTTGCGCATGGAGGGACGCTACAGTGTCGCTCCGGCGGAAGAGGAGATGGAAAAGCACACGCACGTCGTGTTTCACTTTAATGACGGGGAAGAGCTGCGCTACCGCGACGTGCGCCAGTTTGGCACGATGCAGCTCGTGCGGCAGGACGAGATCGAGACGAAGACGTCGATCGGCAAACTCGGTCCCGAACCGCTGACAGACGACTTTCACCCGGATTGGTTGACGACCGAACTCGGGCGGCGGAAGAGTCGGTTAAAGCCGCTGCTGCTCAATCAAGAATTTATTGCCGGACTGGGGAATATTTATGTAGATGAGGCGCTGTTTACGGCGCGGTTGCATCCGGAGCGTCGAGCTGATAGCTTGACTAAGGCGGAAGCAGAGCGTTTGTACGAAGCAATTAACAAGGTGATTGCACGGGGGATTGCAGCAGGTGGGGCATCTGTCCGTTCCTATGTAAACGGCGAAGGGGAAATGGGCATGTTCCAACTGCAGATTCAAGTATACGGGAAAAAAGAGGAACCTTGTCCGGCTTGCGGGGAACCGATTGTGCGAACCGTCGTGGCGGGACGAGGCACTCACCTTTGCGAGCAGTGTCAAAAGTAG
- the coaE gene encoding dephospho-CoA kinase (Dephospho-CoA kinase (CoaE) performs the final step in coenzyme A biosynthesis.): MRVGLTGGIASGKSTVLAHFKKCGAAVIDADVIARQVVEPGTEGLQRIVEAFGAAYVRGDGTLDRAKLGQLIFADEAKRKALNALLHPLINADMRRQMVAHEQAAPHVPVLVDIPLLIENDLMHLFERIVLVYVPLHVQLERLMARNALSETEARQRIAAQMSLDEKKPYADYVVDNSANIANTKRQVEAIWDFLCRESGQVE; encoded by the coding sequence GTGCGCGTCGGTTTGACGGGGGGGATCGCCTCCGGAAAAAGCACTGTCCTCGCCCACTTTAAAAAGTGTGGCGCTGCCGTGATCGATGCAGACGTTATCGCACGGCAAGTGGTGGAGCCGGGGACAGAAGGGTTACAGCGGATTGTGGAAGCGTTCGGTGCAGCGTACGTGCGTGGTGACGGCACACTCGACCGCGCCAAGCTAGGGCAACTCATTTTTGCTGACGAGGCGAAGCGCAAGGCCTTAAACGCGCTGTTGCACCCGCTTATTAACGCGGACATGCGTCGGCAGATGGTAGCCCACGAACAAGCGGCTCCGCACGTTCCCGTTCTCGTCGACATTCCACTCTTGATCGAAAACGACTTAATGCACCTTTTTGAACGTATCGTGTTAGTGTACGTACCTCTCCACGTACAGCTTGAGCGTTTAATGGCACGCAACGCGCTTAGCGAAACGGAAGCAAGGCAGCGCATCGCGGCACAAATGTCGCTCGACGAGAAAAAACCGTACGCCGATTACGTCGTGGACAACTCAGCAAACATAGCCAATACGAAACGACAGGTGGAAGCGATATGGGATTTTTTGTGCCGAGAAAGCGGACAAGTCGAGTAA
- a CDS encoding lytic transglycosylase domain-containing protein: MGFFVPRKRTSRVTFKWSWRTAFLLLVVMLFLLFLLIQSPFVQKTMYPVEYTEEVEISARAFDVDPFLILAIIRVESNFSPDVSSHKGAHGLMQLMPETVEWMVSDGHFERSFLDRIGEPAANIHMGSWYIGQLMHQFKGKPIAAIAAYNAGPGRVATWLKEKRWDGEEESIKAIPFGETRKYVKKVLYYYEKYREIHHELEID; the protein is encoded by the coding sequence ATGGGATTTTTTGTGCCGAGAAAGCGGACAAGTCGAGTAACGTTCAAATGGTCGTGGAGAACTGCCTTTCTTCTGCTCGTCGTCATGTTGTTCCTGCTTTTTTTGCTCATTCAATCCCCGTTTGTCCAAAAGACGATGTATCCTGTCGAATATACGGAAGAGGTCGAAATTAGTGCACGCGCCTTCGACGTCGATCCGTTCCTCATTTTGGCGATCATCCGCGTTGAAAGCAATTTTAGTCCGGATGTGAGCTCGCATAAAGGCGCACACGGGCTCATGCAGCTTATGCCCGAGACCGTGGAGTGGATGGTTAGCGACGGGCACTTCGAGCGTTCGTTTTTGGATCGCATCGGGGAACCGGCCGCCAACATTCATATGGGCAGTTGGTATATCGGGCAATTAATGCACCAGTTTAAGGGGAAGCCGATCGCAGCGATTGCTGCGTATAACGCCGGTCCCGGGCGTGTGGCGACGTGGCTGAAAGAGAAGCGATGGGACGGCGAGGAAGAGAGCATTAAGGCGATTCCGTTCGGCGAAACGCGTAAATACGTGAAGAAGGTGTTGTACTATTACGAGAAGTATCGCGAGATACACCATGAACTGGAAATAGACTAG
- the gap gene encoding type I glyceraldehyde-3-phosphate dehydrogenase encodes MTVRVAINGFGRIGRMVFRRLCEQTVSEVVAINASYPVETLAHLTQYDTVHGTFRHPVTADGEFLCAGGQRARIVNEREPDRLPWKALGVDVVIEATGQFRTRQGAARHLAAGAKKVLITAPGKEEDLTVVVGVNDHAYDDSKHHIVSNASCTTNCLAPAVKVLHDSFGVEQLMMTTVHAFTSDQRSLDNPHKDLRRARAATQAIVPTSTGAAEAVAKVLPELEGRLTGMALRVPTPNVSVVDVVADLKRDTDLTEIVNVYKQASAGEMKGIVDVCEAPLVSTDFVGNDHSAILDAGASMMLGKRKVKLLLWYDNEWGYSCRVVDMVQRMAGNWSSHSASSTSSIGSSDTSDSIDSTDRASGTCCQQAQREEKVPVTT; translated from the coding sequence ATGACAGTACGTGTGGCCATTAACGGGTTTGGCCGAATTGGAAGAATGGTATTTAGACGGTTATGCGAACAAACTGTGTCCGAAGTTGTTGCGATTAACGCGAGCTATCCCGTCGAAACGTTAGCCCACCTAACACAGTACGACACGGTGCACGGTACGTTTCGCCATCCGGTCACTGCCGACGGCGAATTTCTGTGTGCAGGTGGGCAACGTGCGCGCATCGTGAACGAACGCGAACCGGATCGATTGCCGTGGAAAGCGTTAGGCGTCGACGTCGTGATCGAGGCGACTGGACAATTTCGCACGCGTCAAGGCGCAGCTCGTCACCTCGCCGCCGGAGCAAAAAAGGTGCTCATTACAGCACCGGGGAAAGAGGAAGACCTAACCGTTGTCGTGGGGGTGAACGACCACGCATACGACGACAGTAAACACCACATCGTTTCGAACGCCTCGTGCACGACGAACTGCTTAGCGCCAGCTGTGAAAGTGTTACACGATTCGTTCGGCGTCGAACAATTAATGATGACAACTGTGCATGCGTTTACGAGCGACCAACGCAGTTTAGATAATCCGCACAAAGACTTGCGCCGTGCCCGAGCCGCGACACAAGCGATCGTCCCGACGTCCACTGGAGCGGCTGAGGCTGTAGCGAAAGTGTTGCCGGAACTCGAGGGGCGTTTAACTGGAATGGCGCTGCGCGTACCGACCCCCAACGTGTCAGTCGTCGACGTCGTCGCCGATTTGAAGCGCGACACCGACCTTACGGAAATCGTAAACGTTTATAAACAGGCGAGTGCAGGCGAAATGAAAGGGATCGTCGATGTATGTGAAGCGCCGCTCGTTTCGACCGATTTTGTCGGCAACGACCATTCGGCCATTTTAGACGCTGGTGCCAGCATGATGTTAGGCAAGCGCAAAGTAAAGTTACTCCTTTGGTACGACAACGAATGGGGCTACTCTTGTCGCGTCGTCGACATGGTACAGCGCATGGCCGGCAACTGGAGCAGCCATTCGGCTAGTTCGACCAGCTCAATAGGTTCGAGCGACACTTCCGATTCAATCGACTCGACTGACCGTGCATCCGGTACGTGCTGCCAGCAAGCGCAGCGCGAAGAAAAGGTGCCCGTCACGACGTGA
- a CDS encoding Na/Pi cotransporter family protein, which produces MNGRIVMDGISIREVIFLFLGGLGLFLFGIKYMGDGLEKAAGDRLRQILDRLTKNPVMGVLVGIFVTGIIQSSSGTTVMVIGFVNAGLMSLRQAIGVIMGANIGTTVTSFIIGVKIEEYSLPIIACGAIILFFIKQPRVKNVGQIIFGFGVLFLGLQTMGSGLKPLKDLSFFHDMMTTLGQQPILGVLAGTLFTVVVQSSSATIGVLQQLAENGGIDLHTALPILFGDNIGTTITAVIASIGASLAARRAACAHVIFNVIGTVIFMLALPLVAIGVTWLGDATGADIRMQIAYAHGFFNVGNALIQLPFVSLLALLVTKIMPGEEPAITYGAKNLDVRLLANSSVALGQASKELDRMGNLSQQAFDYATTYFFEGNSKKAEMVAKCEQVVNDLEEKITDYLTNISTSNFSPVESRKHTTLMQTINDIERVGDHATNIKELGDHRKRHKVAFSEEATNELSNMFQVTMETFQMSLQALHTLDEGLARRVVENEEQIDKMEREFRKSHICRLERGLCNGSAGVIFLDFISNLERIGDHAMNIAQSVLGEY; this is translated from the coding sequence ATGAACGGGAGGATCGTAATGGACGGCATTTCCATACGCGAAGTCATTTTTCTATTCCTCGGTGGCTTAGGTCTTTTTTTATTTGGCATCAAGTACATGGGGGACGGACTAGAAAAAGCGGCGGGCGATCGGCTTCGCCAAATTCTTGACCGCTTGACGAAAAATCCCGTCATGGGCGTACTCGTCGGCATCTTTGTTACTGGAATTATTCAGTCGAGCTCCGGCACGACGGTCATGGTCATCGGTTTCGTCAACGCTGGTCTCATGTCGCTGCGACAAGCGATTGGCGTCATCATGGGGGCAAATATCGGCACCACGGTAACGTCGTTTATTATTGGGGTGAAAATTGAGGAATATTCCTTACCAATTATTGCTTGTGGGGCAATCATTCTCTTTTTTATAAAACAACCGCGCGTCAAAAACGTCGGACAAATCATTTTCGGCTTCGGGGTACTTTTTTTAGGGTTACAGACGATGGGATCCGGTCTTAAACCGTTGAAAGACTTATCCTTTTTTCACGATATGATGACGACGCTCGGGCAGCAGCCGATTTTAGGGGTGCTCGCCGGGACGCTGTTCACCGTCGTCGTACAAAGTAGTAGTGCAACGATTGGCGTTTTGCAGCAGTTAGCGGAAAACGGCGGCATCGATTTACACACGGCACTGCCGATTTTGTTTGGGGACAACATCGGGACGACGATAACCGCGGTCATCGCGTCGATTGGCGCTTCCCTCGCCGCCCGCCGCGCCGCGTGTGCTCACGTCATCTTTAACGTCATCGGGACAGTTATTTTTATGCTCGCCTTGCCACTCGTCGCGATCGGCGTCACTTGGTTAGGGGACGCGACTGGTGCCGATATACGCATGCAAATCGCTTATGCCCACGGGTTCTTTAACGTTGGCAATGCACTCATTCAACTGCCCTTCGTCTCCCTACTGGCGCTACTCGTGACAAAAATTATGCCCGGTGAGGAACCGGCGATCACTTACGGCGCCAAAAACTTGGACGTGCGCCTCTTGGCCAACTCTTCGGTCGCCCTCGGACAAGCGAGTAAAGAATTAGACCGCATGGGCAACTTGTCACAACAGGCGTTTGATTATGCGACCACGTATTTTTTCGAAGGCAACAGCAAAAAGGCGGAAATGGTTGCCAAGTGTGAACAAGTTGTTAACGACTTAGAAGAAAAAATCACCGATTATTTAACAAATATTTCCACGAGTAACTTTTCTCCCGTCGAATCGCGAAAACATACGACGCTGATGCAAACGATCAACGATATTGAACGCGTCGGCGATCACGCCACCAACATTAAAGAGCTCGGCGACCATCGCAAACGGCATAAAGTCGCCTTTTCTGAAGAGGCGACGAACGAACTTAGCAACATGTTTCAAGTGACGATGGAAACCTTTCAAATGTCACTACAAGCCCTGCATACACTCGATGAAGGGCTCGCTCGCCGCGTCGTAGAAAACGAAGAACAAATCGATAAAATGGAACGGGAATTTCGCAAATCGCACATTTGTCGCTTGGAACGAGGACTGTGCAACGGCAGTGCCGGCGTCATCTTTTTAGACTTTATCAGTAACTTGGAACGGATCGGTGACCACGCCATGAATATCGCCCAGTCCGTGCTCGGCGAATATTGA
- the nrdR gene encoding transcriptional regulator NrdR, with amino-acid sequence MRCPYCDHNGSRVLDSRPAHEGKSIRRRRECEACNRRFTTFEMVEQKPLIVIKKDNSREEFSQEKLLRGLVRACEKRPVPFAELENLVSRIVRDLQGSSEQEISSRKIGEMAMEGLYPLDEVAYVRFASVYRQFKDISVFMKELTDLLDKANGQ; translated from the coding sequence GTGCGATGCCCTTATTGTGACCACAACGGGTCGCGAGTGCTCGACTCGCGGCCGGCTCACGAAGGCAAATCGATCCGCAGACGGCGCGAGTGCGAAGCGTGTAACCGACGGTTTACCACTTTTGAGATGGTGGAACAGAAGCCGTTAATCGTCATTAAAAAAGACAACTCGCGGGAAGAGTTCAGTCAGGAAAAGTTGTTGCGCGGCCTCGTGCGCGCGTGTGAAAAACGACCGGTGCCGTTCGCCGAGTTGGAAAATCTCGTGTCGCGCATCGTCCGCGACTTGCAAGGATCGTCAGAACAAGAAATTTCCAGTCGGAAAATTGGCGAGATGGCGATGGAAGGACTGTACCCGTTGGACGAAGTCGCGTACGTCCGCTTTGCGTCAGTGTACCGCCAGTTTAAAGATATTAGTGTGTTTATGAAAGAGTTGACGGACTTACTCGATAAAGCGAACGGACAGTAG